A window of the Methanoregula sp. genome harbors these coding sequences:
- a CDS encoding chemotaxis protein CheD codes for MADQNPQTPQTAMIGIGEYRVGSFPMMTIGLGSCIGLTLYDPQHKTGAMVHIMLPDSSGRTERPGKYADTAIPLLIKELDKIGSNQRSLVAKIAGGACMFEYFGTNLNIGERNTEKVRIVLKEQGIKLSAEDVGGKVGRSVTFFPANGGKVSIRRADGVTSEI; via the coding sequence ATGGCCGATCAAAATCCCCAGACCCCGCAAACGGCGATGATTGGCATCGGTGAATACCGGGTCGGTTCCTTTCCCATGATGACCATCGGACTGGGTTCCTGTATCGGGCTTACCCTGTATGACCCGCAACATAAAACCGGTGCAATGGTACATATTATGCTTCCGGATAGCAGCGGGAGAACCGAACGTCCGGGGAAATATGCAGATACCGCCATCCCCCTCCTCATAAAAGAACTCGATAAGATCGGCAGTAATCAACGGTCACTCGTTGCAAAAATTGCGGGCGGGGCATGTATGTTTGAGTATTTCGGAACCAATCTCAACATCGGTGAACGGAATACGGAAAAAGTACGGATCGTGTTAAAAGAGCAGGGAATCAAGTTGTCTGCTGAGGATGTCGGGGGCAAGGTCGGGCGATCGGTTACCTTCTTCCCCGCCAATGGCGGTAAAGTCTCTATCAGGAGAGCAGATGGCGTCACGAGCGAGATATGA